In Asterias rubens chromosome 2, eAstRub1.3, whole genome shotgun sequence, the sequence ATACCAGACCAAAAGCTCTGGTTTAGAACATCGAGCACTGCTGGTGTAGTGGTAGTAGTGGTATCGTGCAAGATTCCCTTTCTTGgacccgggttcgattcccgggcaGTGCAATTTTTTAGGCAATTTTTGACTCTCGTTTTCCCCCGTTCATTTTGCCATGATATACCAATCCAAAGGCTGTAGTTAAACCGTCGAGCACTGCTGGTGTAGTGGTATCATGCAAGATTCCCATTCTTGCgacccgggttcgattcccgggcaGTGCAATTTTTTAGCCAACTTTTGACTCTCGTTTTCCCCCGTTCATTTTGCCATGATATACCAATCCAAAGGCTGTAGTTAAACCGTCGAGCACTGCTGGTGTAGTGGTATCATGCAAGATTCCCATTCTTGCgacccgggttcgattcccgggcaGTGCAATTTTTTAGGCAACTTTTGACTGTCGTTTTCTCCCGTTCATTTTGCATGATATACTAATCCAAAGGCTCTGGTTAAAACATCGAGCACTGCTGGTGTAGTGGTATCATGCAAGATTCCCATTCTTGCgacccgggttcgattcccgggcaGTGCAAGTTTTTAAGGCAACTTTTGACTGTCGTTATTCCCCCGTTCATTTTGCATGATATACCAATCCAAAGGCTCTGGTAAAAACATCGAGCACTGCTGGTGTAGTGGTATCATGCAAGATTCCCATTCTTGCgacccgggttcgattcccgggcaGTGCAAATTTGATGGCAACTTCAGACTGTCTTTTTCCCCCTTTCATTTTTCTTTGCTCTTGTTatcctccccctcccccccaatttattttttaatggagAATTAAGTGAAGAAAGTTTACAATTCTCTCCGATTTTCTCCGGGCAATATTAACCAGAAATCAGATGGAAGCAGGAAGAACATCATGCCCGTTATATAGCTATTTAtaacaacaatatcaacaaGCAGTGTCTGCCAGGCAAACAACCTATTAAGCTGGAATGTGCATTTCGAGATTTCCAAGCATCCATTGATATGCTAATTAACGTTGTTTGGCACTAATCCCTAACGGGGACAATTTACATTCAAATTAGACTGTCGCGTGGCCGAGCATAGAACCCAGACCCATTCATCGTCGCGTGCCACCTAGCACTGACTGCACATCACGGCTAACTGAATAGCTAGCAGAGCTTTACAGCGGACATTCCCGGAGTTTTGGTGAGCAAAACAGCATAAACTGAGACATTTCTAGGGTATAAACACCTTGTTGAAACCTTGCACCTGAAGCCAGACGATGTGAGTCAAAAACTGAACAACCTTTATGCCTTCTAGTCGTAATAGGACATGGATTAAACCGCGGAGCGAACACACGGTCAATAGCAATGAGCTCAAGTTTTGGCTGGTCGAGTTGAACCCTCATTTTTGTGATCatgtactgggttcgaatctcggtccTGTCACTTGTGTTATTGAGCGActgagcgagacacttaacAAATGATTCACCTTGGGGAATGGTTATCCTTACGAAGGATCCTGCCGAGTAAACGAAGTACACCTGAAGTAAAAACTGTTCTTGCTCTATGATGAAACCCACATTATACCCAAGCGAGATGACACATCCAGCCGAGGATCAACCGAAACCAAGCTACACAGGGTAAGCAGTCAAGTTCAATACAAAGTAAATaatatagttaaaggcagtagacactctaggtaattactcaaaataatgattagcatcaaaccttacttggtaggtTAAAGGGAGACtagttgatagtgtaaaacactgtgggaaacggctccctctgaagtgatgtagttttcgaggaagggtttattttacacgaatttgatttcgagacctcgggtttagaatttgatgtcttgaaatcaagcatctgaatgaaCACAACTTTAATAGtgtgacaaaggtttttttctttactttcatgtattattgagatacaccaagtgagaagactggtgggTATTTTGTCAACTACCAATGATGTCCATGCAGAGTCTGTAATTGTATCTAAcagtttgatgattttttttaaattaaaacaatgtgctgcttgtgtttaaagccattagacactttcggtaaacagtgttgtccaaggcccacacttcgtgtaccacaacatatataaaataacaagcctgtgaaaactttggctcaatcggtcatcggagtcgggagaaaataacgggaaaacccacccttgtttccccacgttttgccgtgtcatgtgtttaaaataaatccgtaattctcgctatcgagaattgatattgttttaatgttttctcaaaaagtaaagcatttcatgtaataatatttcaggataagtctttcaccattaccttctgtaaaccctgtaaattatttgtaaatctgtgaactttaaattttttggctgtaccgaaagtgtataatgacttTAAAATGGTAGTAAAAACATGCACCACGTGATaaattgtttttgcattttgagtCACCAAGGAATGATGGAGCTGaaattttaaaactaattttgtaGCTTGTTGAGCGAGATAATTGTGTTGGGTAACAAAGGCGGGCGTGAAGGACCATTCCAGTTCAGTCATCCTATTCACAACAGCCTGCTTCGAAAGCGCCCTTGTCGCaagcaattatgtcctctatgcaaaaCTAttcggaggacattattgcatatgcaataaggTTGgacggacggttttgcatatgcaatcgtgtccgcctggacactgctgcataatgcaTAATGAAACTAAAAATGCTCTTGTTAAACTTGTAAggagcgtttttttttgttgctcTCCTTAAAAATATTAAGGAGCGCTGAGGAGCGCGAGCGCAATCGCGCTCCTTTAAAATGAAGGCCTGCCTTCAAGACGCTCTTCTCGGGGTTGTATATTACAGCAGGCATGATTCTTTTTGAatcgttttgttttctttctttagaTATTGAACAAGCTTCTTTGTCAACAAAGGCGGACTGGAAGGACCGTGAACAGTCCAGTAACCATCCGATTACTATACGGTCTGCTGATAGAGCGCCCTCACTCGACAACTGGTAACAAGAATCAGGTAGAGCCAAACTTCATTTTTTTACTAACTCATGCATATAACTTGCTTAGTATGTGGACAAGACGAAATCTGGTCGAACTACCATCGTATTAGGCAGAGGGGTGTGTCTTTCGGACATCCTGGgggtttttttggttttttttttccaatttggaCACCCTATCTGTCATTTAGATGTAAATGTTGTATTGACACCCGATTTGTTATAATTACCAGCATATTTCCAGATCTTTTACCAGATCCTTGTTAAAACCTTGTGAACTACATGCGTCTGTGTTTGTACAATTCTATTGAAGCATAAATTGATCTCTGTATTTTAATGGTAGTGAAAGGTTGATATTTTGCGAGAAAGTGTAGTAGGCCTATGCCACCTGCAGTTATTTGGGGATTTGGAAGTACACAGTCAATAGGACAAAACCCATAAATAGGTTATAATGAACCTTTGGCTtgtaatgtgtgtgtgtgtgtttgtgtccGGTAGTCTAAGGATAACGCATTTAAAaatcttcttttgttttggtgACTGGAAGTTTCTTTAGGAACACCGCCGGTTGGATATTCCAACCCTTTCATCGGAAAACAAGCACTTATTTAGTGGAAAATTGTTGTTGAAAACATTGACAGTACAATTTGTTGAACATCGCAAgtctttgtttgtaaaatgcTGAGGTGATGTAATGGGTCTACAAACATTTATGATGAAAGTtccaaaaccattttttttttaccaacagTTTAATATTTAAAATCTAGTGAAGTGCAGATTGCCACCTGCAATTAGTTAAGGATTTCTAGCGATGTCTAGGCTCCGTACGAAGAAATCAATGGGCCCCGAACTACAATGTTAACGATCATCAAATCTTTggcttgtattttgttgtaaGAACCTTACATTAAAATGGCTTGAAATTCCATCATCTTGACTTGAAGCAGGCAGCAATTTGGTTATAGGATAGATATAGTCCAGTGCAAAGATCATATGTTGTGTTACCATCAGATGTCGGTGTTTGTAAAATACTGTGGTGTGGTGGTGTGAATGGGTCTACATACATTAACAGTATAATGGCAATGCCAACACCAGCACGTTTTCTTTTAACGTTTATTTCAAACCGTAGTCCAAATTTACCGAAGTGTCAGTCAACTTGCTAGATAGTGCAGAATGTTAGGGATTTCATGGATGTACTTACCACCTAAAGTACAGAAAAGTAAATAGGAAAGGCCCTGGAATATAATGTGTGAGGTCATCGGATCTTTGGCTTGTAGTGTGTTCGTAACCGACTGGTGGTTTTTCTCAAGACCACTCATTGACAAAATAGTAAACCcttgtactacatgtattgtgCAAATTGGGAACACTGACAGTTGGAATTTCAATCGTTTTCATTAGAAACAGGCAGTGGTTGTTTCTGGGGATAGGTAGTCCAGTTTTAAGATAATTGTCAGAAAACACAATGGCAGCATAAATGGGTCAGCAACGTTTGCATTTCAATAAAAAAGCCAACACCAGCAAGTCTTTTTCTTATTAACTGTTTATTTCAAAACTAAGTACTTGTAATGACATGATGATAAAAATTCGCCAGCAAGTGTAGATAACATAGTAGGGGACTTCATGAAAGTACCAAGCCCACAGAAATAAATGAGGTCATTAACTACAATGTCCGAGGTCACCCAATCTGTGACTTGTAGTGTGTAACTGGTAGTCTCAAAGATCACTCATAAGCTATGCAGAGCTCCAACtaaacactggaccacaggtcAGAGGCATGTGATGTTAGTGTAGGGCCAATTAATCACAATGGGACAAGCCCATATTTTTCTTCAATTGAATGAAACACCTCATTGTTCCATGGCTTGGTGAAACGAATTTGACCATGATAACTACCTTTCAATTTTCTGGCAAGAGCATTGAAGCACACTTGcacataaacacaaaataaaatagatCTTCTCTGAGAGCTTGTTAAACTCATTTGGATCCTattcttgaaagaaaaaaaattggtcCAGTATTTTTTTTAGCTAAAAGCCCTCCAGTCTTGTGCCCTCCCgagacaaaaattgtaaaaaaatagtACATCATTGTAAGGTGCctcaataaagttccatattgaccccttgcacgtgcgTCACATGCGACGACTAatgccatgctcaccatgttggtgggcagttaggtttacgtgtattaacgtcgcgtcgcacttcactgcataacgcacagcatagagttatatataaaaacacgTATGGCACATTCAAGATTTTTACgatgatgacatcaggtgaaatgggtcaatacttAGATTGGTTTCATTGTGAAAACTGACTGTTGGTAGGAATGTCCATCATTTCCACTGGAAACAAGCAGCCAATTTGTTATTGGTATAGGTAAATCAGGTGATAAGATAATAATTGTTGCGAATGACAAGCGTCTGTCTGTTAATGGCTACGTTGTCTCAAGATACAATGGCGCTTCCAGAAAATCGTTGAAGTTAGTGTCCAGGCAAACATGCTGCGTGATCCACACACCAAAGTTATGAAGTTCCTAGCACTAAGACTTTTTAACACAAACAGTGAGCACTGTACAGTTTCTTGTTGAAGGCACATATTTCATCAAACTGACGGATAGGCCCGTAGTATTTTCACGTCTTCGAACGGTCGGTCCTCTGAATTGGTGTCCACCATTCCCATACGTTTCACAACACCCAAACCCTCGGAGACTCTTCCGAATATTGTGTGTTTACCGTCCAGATTCTGACAGGGTGCTAGCGTGATGAAGAATTGGCTGCCGTTGGAATCGGGGCCGGCGTTTGCCATTGAGAGTACTCCTGCTCCAGTGTGCCGAAGATCTGGATGAAACTCGTCTGGGAAGGTTGACCCGTAGATGGAGGCGCCTCCACGTCCTATAAATCAGGTTAAAAAAACATAGAAGGTGTAACTATTATTGCCTGGGTCAATATCATTACTCCTACAGTTTTTCCATTCAATATTCACCCATAAGCGTTTGAATGACACAAGCATCATAGTGACTTTCAATTTGATATAAGTTGGTTGCAGAAAGTTCTGTATCTCGCTTTGCTACACAAACTTTGTACTTGAATGGTTAGCGAAGGATTGGTCAATTAAcaggtaaattatcaaaaaaaaaggaggcaaGAACATGGCCTACTTCGAATGAAGAATTCAAGTTagtgtaaacattttgtaaaaagatGTTACTTATTGAAGTTAATTAAGTtaacaaattgaaacaaaaaaactcaTAGACTGGTTCTTCCAAGTTGTATGATTAGGAAACTGCATTGTCTGAGTTTGTACTATGTTGGTTTCACCGCTATGCACTATTCAATTTGCGGTTGTCTGCCCCCAGTTAAGAAAGTTAGACGAATGGTCTCAAGTATGCCTGATTAACAGGAACAATAAATGTTGCAAAGTACCATGGGCTAGCTACTAGTTTGCGTGACATAATGAATCGGTAGGCGTTGTGTTTCATGTTTGAGAGGTTAAGATCTTTTTCAATTTgcgaacttttgaagggcactaaggccaagaaGACCATGGCCACCTTGGCTTCTGTGTTATTCCAGGACTTTACCAAGGGGTTGTTTTCATTCATCAATAATACCTACCTGTGCCAGTTGGATCCCCACCTTGCACGACAAAGTTGGCGATGATGCGGTGAAATATAACACCATTGTAGTATCCCCGTCTCGCAAGCTCGGCAAAATTTCTGCAGGTTTTGGGCGAGTGGTGCCAGTACAACTCAATGGTTACTTTTCCCATactacagaaaaaacaaaagatgtcACAGAGGGTTAGAAAATGTGTAATGGAAATCgtaatgatgtacatgtaagcttTAGTGTTTAAAATGGAAGTGTGCTGATTATCAAACTTTGGTCTCATATACATGGTGAACAGGATTGGACCGGTAACTCTACATGTCCTAAACATGGAggtccttccccccccccccccccggtgttTGTGGCATCTCATGTGCAAAGAACCCTTATCTTATCTGCTCTGTAAGATGCTAAACAAGGTTTAATGAGAAACATCATAAACAATATGAAGTATACAAACAAAGGCCCACCCGACCCAAGGTTGGGGTTGGAGTGCAATTGCAGTAACACTTCCTAGTAATCCTATTCCTTTGCTAGTGAACTTAGAAGTGCTACTCCAGTTTTGCTGTGCTCCATACATGCTCCATCCATACTGTATGCATCATGCTTTTGACATTGCTAGTATAGTTGTTTTAGTAGTGTAACTGTAATGACATGTAAACTGAGGTGTCATGTTGTGATGACTGAGTTTTTGtgctgtccttactctatggatATACTGACTGATCATTCAATCGATCAATCATTCATCATTCATTGGTATGGAGTGATGACGATCTGCTTCAATTTAAAGCATCGTGTACATAAATTTGTTATATACTGACAATATTAACAAGCTTGAGAAGTAAATTAAATACAAGAGGAGGTAGATTGAATGTGAGATGACACTGGTACGCTTCATTCTAAACACTGATACATATGTGCATGTTGTACCGTAACAACCATAAACAGACAAAGTTTGATGGTTTGATAAACcgtggaggtagaattctacctcaaCGGATAAACAAACCTTTGTTGTCCGTACACACACACATCATCATGATCAAACTATTTCAGTACTTAGCACTGTGTTACCTTGTATCGAAAACAACAGTTGGTGCTTGCTGAGAAGACATAGTAGCAGGAAAACAGGTatatttcacagaaagtaaGGCAGTAAAACAGCTCAAAATGCCGTTTTCACCGTTTTGTTCATTCGACACACACGCTTAGTCTAAACAGCACCACCAAGAGTTGGTTATTGTCCAGGCCGCTGATTGTATGGTAGACATGCCACAAGTCCACTGTGCATTGCGTTTACAATGGGGCAGTGTGGTGGGCCCTTTTCTAAACAATATTAAGGAAGGGGTAAAATTgttggctcaatttcacaaccatggaggtagaattagaaatATTATAATCTTCTTCATTCCACATGTCATCcgttttcgttaaaaaaaagtaaGCGACCCTCTTCTCTCGGAAAGGGGGGTTACAGGAAATAATTTAGGAATAATGTTAGCTTATATAACTTTAGATAAAAGTTTCTTTTTGAGTATCATAACATGAAATCAAACAATCATTTTGGTTGATCAAAAGCACATAATAAATATCTGAAAGGAacctttttgtgtattttttattgtgaagCTTTTTTTATAGttatattgtaatatttttaacgaTTGTGAATTATGTCGCTATTCAGCGGAATGCTGCGAtgacatttttaattaaataaatcattttataCACGTGCAATGAGGAACTAAACATTCCTAAAAACGTAGCCATTGTGACAGTTAGTCCGGGAATTAGGCCTCGTTGACATTACTTTTGGGATGTGTCCTTCTGAAGACGAGCGAAGACGTATGACAAGGCGTAACGATGGAATGTTTAAGTTATTACATTGACTTGAATGTTTCTTAATTGACTCACTTTTGTGTAGGAGTGAGTCATGTCCATAATTCATCCGAATTAAGTTGTTAAGTCTCTCCCACAGTGACGAATCGTCAGGAGCTCGAGGGATTGCCACGCATGGTGGATAACATGACTGTATCAGATAGACGTAGGTGTctacatgcataaaacaatcaTGAATAGACGTATGGAAAGCTCTTCTGGGTAGATTagtttgatatctgatataaacaATAATGTGATATCAAATAATGTGATATCATAATTATGAACATACTGAAATTTATTGAAAATTAACAATAACCGTGTCTGGACGTGAAATCATAATGCAAGAAGTTGTCTTCGACCATGGTCTCAGAGAGGTATCGGGTACCCACGCAGTCTCGTCCGAGGGCTGattgtagcttaaaggcagtggacattattggtaataaattgtcaaaaaccagtcttctcacatagtggttctcaacatatgcataaaataacaaacctgtgaaaatttgagctcatattatggttgtcgaagttgcgagataataatgcaagaaaaaaaccttttcacaCAATCATCAGCTCATTCCGAAATTTaactaataataacataaaaacaatgtttgaataGCAAATTCTCTATTGGTTCAATCACAGTTATAACCGATTATGGAACATcatgattgatttgttttttaagataATAGGCCTTAatgcagttaaaggcactggcgactaaattggtaactactaaaaaaaatattgttatcataaaaacttacttggtatagcgagtaatggagagctgttggtggtataaaacattacgttgtgagaaacggttccctctgaagcaacgtatagtttttgataCATAGGTTATTTATTCAATACTAAAAGTTCTTCAGACCTATATAGCCTTTTAAGGCACCTGAACGCACTCAAAATGAATTTTTGTGCAACcagtttttccattattattacttgcaacttcgatgacaactAATTATGCCAAATTTTCAGTTTgttaataaaaattatttgtatgCATTATATTTGGATGCATCGTAAGTGGGAACACTGGCCTTTGGCAACTACCAAAGGTTTACATGAATTTAACAATAGTATTGAACCTGATAAAATGCCATCTATACGATTTGTCTTCAATAACGAGACCCCAGCATTGTTCTCTATGCATTTTATCCCACGCACTTGAGCTATCGTTGTTACTTTATAAGTGTAATGAAAAGTGATAATGTCATGGACAATAATACATCAGCATATGAGCGTATGATCCACACAAAGGTTACAATTGAAAGTGCTCATTGTACCAtacaattgaaaaataatttgaaatataTCGACACACAAAAGCAATTAATGTTGGTCTCCTGTTTTTTTGTCACTTCAAGACTTGATTAATGAAAAatgtaagcaattttttttaaacaatgtctcCGTTTGATTTACTGTGATGAATCTTTCATGCTGAAACCAATGTTGTTATATTTCAATAATGCAGCAGTAGCGTCGGGAACACAGTGGGACAGTGCCAAACGAGGAGGACAGAGGGGGTGTAATCAGTCTGTGTTGCTGTGATAAAAGCATTGACTTGCCATAACGGCTGACTTACAACGTTATtcttaaggggggggggggggcgccaACACGGGGTTAACAttattgacccccccccccccccgtgtcaCAAAAAGACatagaaatgaataaaaatgaCACTGATCCAtagttagtaaaaaaaaaaaaaaacgcattgTTGCTGGGCGCCATCTTTGGTCCAAAATGTAGCACAACCCAAATGGGCAGAATGACAAACGTTTTTGGCTGTTCGCCCATGCATTGGTTTTACCAAACATAGTTTCCCTAATAATTGCAAGTTGTTGTAACTTTCTCAATAAAACAGCCCCAGGCGGGCT encodes:
- the LOC117307474 gene encoding peptidyl-prolyl cis-trans isomerase-like 1 is translated as MSSQQAPTVVFDTSMGKVTIELYWHHSPKTCRNFAELARRGYYNGVIFHRIIANFVVQGGDPTGTGRGGASIYGSTFPDEFHPDLRHTGAGVLSMANAGPDSNGSQFFITLAPCQNLDGKHTIFGRVSEGLGVVKRMGMVDTNSEDRPFEDVKILRAYPSV